The following proteins are co-located in the Pedobacter sp. FW305-3-2-15-E-R2A2 genome:
- a CDS encoding Lrp/AsnC family transcriptional regulator — MEELDETDLLLLKILGSNSNYTIKELAVKVNLSPSPVFERVKRLESTGYIKKYIAILDAEKFNQGFIVFCNIKLKQHDRKIGHQFVEDILKIDEVVECYNISGDFDFILKVHARDMKHYQDFVFNKLGSVKSIGSTHSTFAMAEIKNSYNVSF, encoded by the coding sequence ATGGAAGAATTGGATGAAACGGATTTGCTGCTCCTGAAGATATTGGGCAGCAATTCAAACTACACGATAAAAGAGCTGGCAGTTAAGGTAAACCTGTCGCCCTCTCCTGTTTTTGAACGGGTAAAAAGACTGGAAAGTACCGGATATATTAAAAAGTACATCGCCATACTCGATGCGGAAAAGTTCAATCAGGGATTTATTGTCTTTTGCAACATTAAGCTCAAACAGCACGATAGAAAAATAGGTCATCAGTTTGTGGAAGACATTTTAAAGATCGATGAAGTTGTAGAGTGTTATAATATTTCCGGGGATTTTGATTTTATATTAAAGGTTCATGCGAGGGATATGAAGCATTACCAGGATTTTGTTTTTAACAAACTAGGCTCTGTTAAAAGTATAGGAAGTACGCATAGTACTTTCGCAATGGCGGAGATCAAGAATTCGTATAACGTTAGTTTTTAA
- a CDS encoding endonuclease/exonuclease/phosphatase family protein encodes MASKLKLITTLVMISTSIFAQKPVYLQSFEPAIQYSTTKGISGSALDLSGNAAIRKVLTVKNQLNENDGDFSVMLWVKASPQLANDYDVLSSTSLTDKKWKGWRLGVQANGAWRWEAMGKNSYEYEPTAARQTVKDDKWHLLAFSYSKEKEEIRLYYDGLNTAIYYCPGLDSIHTNELFIGGRIADPTNSSSAEYRDQWHAFNGALDQVALFSEVLSPDFIGKQYGAYFSALNTRQSTNAKDVLKVMNFNIFHGGNETGKEVGVERIVEVIKGSGADVISMQETYGSGAKIADRLGYYFYLRSTNISIMSRYPIEETLAGYKSFYNGGAYIRLSKDQKIAFFANWLNFPTDYWGDLEKKVKLNADTLTKQMDKGNTGDLRHILQIIQPYIDQSSTTPVVFCGDFNSGSHLDWIESTKHLNGGLVVPFPSGLLLMKNGFKDSFREIHPDPLKVRGITWSPMSVDAFKDRIDYIYYKGAKIKAIASRTIDQHPVKYPSDHAALLTTFKIQN; translated from the coding sequence ATGGCCTCTAAATTAAAATTGATAACCACGCTTGTGATGATCAGCACAAGCATCTTTGCTCAAAAACCAGTATATCTTCAGTCTTTCGAGCCTGCTATTCAGTACAGTACGACAAAAGGCATATCCGGATCTGCACTGGATCTTTCGGGAAATGCTGCCATCCGTAAAGTATTAACGGTAAAAAATCAGCTGAACGAAAATGATGGAGATTTTTCTGTTATGCTATGGGTAAAAGCATCACCTCAACTGGCCAATGATTATGATGTGCTTTCTTCTACCAGTTTAACAGATAAAAAATGGAAAGGTTGGAGATTGGGTGTTCAGGCAAATGGCGCATGGCGATGGGAGGCCATGGGCAAAAATAGCTACGAGTATGAACCCACTGCAGCGCGACAAACAGTTAAAGATGATAAATGGCACTTGCTTGCTTTTAGCTATTCAAAAGAAAAAGAAGAGATCCGTCTATATTACGATGGCTTAAATACAGCAATTTATTATTGCCCGGGCTTAGATTCAATCCATACAAATGAACTGTTTATTGGTGGCCGAATCGCAGATCCGACAAATTCTTCGAGTGCAGAATACCGGGATCAATGGCATGCTTTCAATGGTGCACTGGATCAGGTCGCTTTATTTTCGGAAGTGCTAAGTCCTGATTTTATTGGCAAGCAATACGGTGCTTATTTTTCTGCTTTAAATACAAGGCAGTCGACCAATGCAAAAGATGTTCTTAAAGTGATGAATTTCAATATCTTCCATGGTGGAAATGAGACCGGAAAAGAAGTGGGAGTGGAGCGGATTGTAGAAGTGATCAAAGGCTCCGGGGCAGATGTAATTTCCATGCAGGAAACTTACGGTTCAGGAGCAAAAATTGCAGATCGATTGGGCTATTACTTCTATTTGAGAAGTACTAACATTTCAATCATGAGTCGTTATCCGATTGAAGAAACCTTAGCGGGCTACAAATCATTTTATAATGGCGGAGCCTATATCCGGTTATCTAAAGATCAAAAAATAGCATTCTTTGCCAATTGGCTCAATTTCCCGACTGACTATTGGGGAGATCTGGAGAAAAAAGTTAAACTGAATGCAGATACCCTGACAAAGCAAATGGACAAGGGAAATACTGGCGATTTACGTCATATCCTGCAAATCATCCAACCTTATATTGATCAGTCTTCGACTACTCCTGTGGTCTTTTGCGGTGATTTTAACTCCGGCTCTCATCTGGACTGGATCGAATCAACCAAACATCTGAATGGTGGCTTAGTGGTCCCTTTTCCTTCCGGATTGTTGTTAATGAAAAACGGTTTTAAAGATTCGTTTCGGGAAATACATCCAGATCCGCTTAAAGTTAGAGGGATTACCTGGAGTCCGATGTCTGTTGATGCGTTTAAAGACCGGATTGATTATATCTATTATAAAGGTGCAAAAATTAAGGCCATCGCTTCCAGAACCATCGATCAGCATCCGGTAAAATACCCTTCGGATCATGCGGCATTGCTAACAACTTTCAAAATTCAGAATTAA
- the metE gene encoding 5-methyltetrahydropteroyltriglutamate--homocysteine S-methyltransferase, which yields MKTHNLGYPRIGSNRELKKACEQYWSGNISLAELLSKGKNIYEQNWKLQQEAGIDLIPSNDFSYYDQILDMSLTVGAVPKRYNQVALKSNNEMDLYFAMARGYQKEGLDITAMEMTKWLDTNYHYIVPEFYKDQEFKLFSNKIVNEFAAAKQLGIKSKPVIIGPVSYLLLGKEKEEGFDKLDLVKRLLPVYIQILNELKAYGAEWIQFDEPFLALDINDKAKEAYQYVYAEIRKQFPYLKILVATYFEGLKDNLTLALSLPVYALHIDLVRCPEQLDEVLNAIPEQLVLSLGIVDGRNIWKNDFEQSLAIIKKATDKIGSDRILIAPSCSLLHSPCDLDLETNDKTLTPEIKEWLAFAKQKIDEVVVLKALATDHPDQNALGKLEENKKAVSSRRTSTLIHNEQVKQRVSSIAAKDAQRENTFSIRKKAQQEILQLPLFPTTTIGSFPQTAEVRSWRARFKKGEISPSEYDRLLKKETEETIRWQEEIGIDVLVHGEFERNDMVEYFGEQLNGFSFTKNGWVQSYGSRCVKPPVIYGDVHRPAAMTVYWTAYAQSLTKSLVKGMLTGPVTILQWSFVRNDQPRSVTCNQIALAIRDEVADLEKAGIKVIQIDEPAIREGLPLRKTDWQNYLQWAVNAFKISASGVKDETQIHTHMCYSEFNDIIQNIADMDADVITIECSRSQMELLDAFADFKYPNEIGPGVYDIHSPRVPSKDEMVRLLEKAKAVIPAEQLWVNPDCGLKTRHWPETKSALIAMVAAAKELSANQLVAY from the coding sequence ATGAAAACGCACAACCTTGGCTATCCACGAATTGGTAGCAACAGAGAACTCAAAAAAGCCTGCGAGCAATATTGGTCAGGCAACATTTCATTAGCAGAGCTGTTAAGTAAAGGAAAAAATATCTACGAGCAAAACTGGAAATTGCAACAGGAAGCAGGAATAGATCTGATCCCTTCCAATGATTTTTCGTACTACGACCAAATTCTGGATATGTCCTTAACCGTAGGAGCTGTACCGAAACGTTACAATCAGGTCGCCTTAAAATCCAACAATGAAATGGATTTGTATTTCGCAATGGCGAGGGGGTACCAGAAAGAGGGATTGGACATTACCGCGATGGAAATGACCAAATGGCTGGATACAAATTACCATTACATCGTTCCTGAATTTTACAAAGATCAGGAGTTTAAATTATTCTCGAATAAAATCGTCAATGAGTTTGCAGCGGCAAAACAATTGGGAATCAAAAGTAAACCGGTCATCATCGGCCCAGTTTCCTATCTGCTATTAGGAAAGGAAAAAGAAGAGGGCTTTGATAAATTAGATTTAGTGAAAAGGCTGTTACCCGTTTATATTCAGATTTTAAACGAATTAAAAGCTTATGGAGCAGAGTGGATCCAGTTCGACGAACCATTTTTGGCACTGGACATTAATGATAAAGCAAAAGAAGCTTATCAGTATGTTTATGCAGAGATCAGGAAACAATTTCCGTATCTGAAAATTTTGGTGGCTACCTATTTTGAAGGCTTAAAAGATAACCTGACCTTAGCCTTGTCATTGCCGGTTTATGCATTGCATATCGACCTGGTCCGCTGTCCGGAACAACTGGATGAGGTACTGAATGCCATTCCTGAACAATTGGTTTTATCGCTTGGCATCGTAGATGGAAGGAACATCTGGAAAAATGATTTCGAACAGTCTTTGGCCATCATAAAAAAGGCGACCGATAAAATAGGGAGCGACCGGATCCTCATCGCGCCGTCCTGCTCACTATTACATTCGCCATGCGATCTGGACCTGGAAACCAATGATAAAACCTTGACTCCCGAGATTAAAGAATGGCTGGCTTTTGCCAAACAAAAGATTGATGAAGTAGTGGTATTGAAGGCTTTGGCGACTGACCATCCGGATCAAAATGCATTGGGTAAATTGGAAGAAAATAAAAAAGCAGTTTCCAGTCGCAGAACTTCCACATTGATTCATAACGAACAGGTCAAACAGCGGGTAAGTTCCATTGCCGCTAAAGATGCCCAGCGGGAAAATACCTTTTCCATACGCAAAAAAGCACAGCAGGAAATTTTACAACTTCCGCTTTTTCCAACAACAACTATTGGCTCATTTCCACAGACGGCAGAGGTAAGAAGCTGGAGAGCGAGGTTTAAAAAAGGTGAGATCAGCCCTTCAGAATATGATCGCCTGCTAAAAAAGGAAACTGAAGAAACCATTCGCTGGCAGGAAGAAATCGGTATTGATGTATTGGTTCACGGAGAATTTGAGCGCAATGACATGGTGGAGTATTTTGGCGAACAATTGAACGGTTTCAGCTTTACAAAGAATGGCTGGGTGCAAAGCTATGGCAGTCGATGTGTTAAGCCGCCGGTTATTTATGGAGATGTCCATCGCCCTGCAGCGATGACTGTTTACTGGACTGCCTATGCACAATCCTTGACCAAAAGTCTGGTAAAAGGAATGTTGACGGGCCCGGTTACCATTTTACAATGGTCTTTTGTTCGCAATGACCAGCCACGTTCTGTGACCTGTAATCAAATCGCATTGGCGATTCGCGATGAAGTAGCAGATCTGGAAAAAGCAGGAATTAAAGTTATTCAGATTGATGAACCCGCCATTCGGGAAGGTTTACCGTTAAGGAAAACAGATTGGCAGAATTATTTACAATGGGCAGTAAATGCATTTAAAATATCAGCAAGTGGTGTAAAAGATGAAACGCAAATCCATACGCATATGTGCTATTCTGAGTTTAACGACATCATTCAAAACATTGCTGATATGGATGCAGATGTGATCACGATTGAATGTTCCCGTTCGCAAATGGAATTGTTAGATGCGTTTGCAGACTTCAAATATCCCAATGAAATAGGACCAGGAGTTTACGACATCCATTCTCCAAGGGTGCCCTCTAAAGACGAAATGGTAAGGCTTTTGGAAAAAGCTAAAGCAGTAATTCCTGCTGAACAACTTTGGGTAAACCCGGATTGTGGATTAAAAACCCGTCATTGGCCGGAAACAAAAAGCGCTTTAATTGCGATGGTTGCTGCCGCTAAAGAATTGAGTGCAAATCAATTGGTCGCTTACTAG